One part of the Dasypus novemcinctus isolate mDasNov1 chromosome 27, mDasNov1.1.hap2, whole genome shotgun sequence genome encodes these proteins:
- the LOC101415828 gene encoding olfactory receptor 8C8-like — MAMENGSLVNEFILVGFTDKPELQLPLFFLFLVNYVVTMIGNLSLINLICLNSHLHTPMYFFIFNLSFIDLCLSIILTPEMLMSFVSEKNIISFTGCIAQLFFFCFFVHSECYVLTAMAYDRYMAICKPLLYTVTMSPQVCFLLMLGSYVMGFASAMAHTGDMVRLTFCDSNIINYYMCDIFPLLQLSCNSTYANELLASIIVCTVIIVSSFIIFISYTLIFSSIFHIASDEGWSKAFITCGSHVITVALFYGSGLFAHLKTSSIGSVGQGKFFSVFHTHVVPMMNPFIYSLRNKDVKIALKKTLRIAN, encoded by the coding sequence ATGGCAATGGAAAATGGCTCCTTAGTAAATGAATTCATCCTGGTAGGATTTACAGACAAACCTGAACTCCAGCTacccctcttcttcctcttcttagTGAACTATGTGGTCACCATGATAGGGAATTTGAGCTTAATTAATCTCATTTGCCTGAATTCTCACCTTCATACTCCCATGTACTTTTTCATCTTCAACTTGTCTTTCATTGATCTCTGCCTCTCCATCATCCTTACCCCTGAAATGCTGATGAGTTTTGTTTCAGAGAAGAACATCATCTCCTTTACAGGGTGTATAGCTcagctatttttcttttgtttctttgtccattctGAGTGCTATGTGCTGACAGCCATGGCCTATGATCGCTACATGGCCATCTGTAAGCCCTTGCTGTACACTGTCACCATGTCCCCTCAGGTCTGTTTTCTGCTCATGCTTGGTTCATATGTAATGGGGTTTGCTAGTGCAATGGCTCATACAGGGGACATGGTCAGACTAACCTTTTGTGATTCCAACATCATCAACTACTATATGTGTGACATCTTCCCCCTGCTCCAGCTATCCTGCAACAGCACCTATGCCAATGAGCTCCTGGCTTCTATTATTGTGTGCACAGTTATCATAGTATCCAgcttcattattttcatttcttatactTTGATATTCTCCAGTATCTTCCACATCGCATCAGATGAAGGTTGGTCCAAAGCTTTCATCACCTGTGGCTCTCATGTAATAACTGTTGCTCTTTTCTATGGTTCTGGATTGTTTGCACATCTCAAGACCTCTTCTATTGGTTCTGTTGGCCAGGGAAAGTTCTTTTCAGTATTTCATACCCATGTGGTGCCCATGAtgaaccccttcatctacagCCTAAGGAACAAGGATGTCAAAATTGCTCTGAAGAAAACCCTGAGAATTGCAAACTGA